The Maylandia zebra isolate NMK-2024a linkage group LG4, Mzebra_GT3a, whole genome shotgun sequence genome includes a window with the following:
- the prr12b gene encoding proline-rich protein 12 isoform X1: MERNYPASGFGDLGTGTGWSYERSAKASLVYGSRSYHPESELLHRQTYGTPHPLQGYAASHHPGSSRRGGAWGGRTLGLSGLFDSSLHHASPSGPDPSVMNLISVLDSRPPQPSPSASSLLSQFRTSSWQTAMHTPAPTDLFISGALPGSSSFPSSSALSAYQNPSIFSGRSFTPSLSLQDTTTFSRTSNGLISPHDPLVHIKRSSQSSLGFDHLLSSQSTAFRGSQESATPQTQDPSTSSNCHLSPPHFNLLPSQLHNSSSQLYNASMSSSMAALPPAVLPEPQPLPQTAISRHDSVIKHYPRSSSAHTTTLQSQSYASSGGSSGYHQLVSHYQHSGVSCSPLGKLSLSSDPKTSPQMESQIYQPVIQTAYTSSLSSSSTPSSSSATTKGAKSSCSTSNYSSSSYTPQTPPLTSSTTSLSSSSSKTRTISLSAPSLQQPTPQSALVPPLLPVVSSSLVQQAAASQYLSTYGSQSVTKPSTSLPNQTPPQKHIQSYSPNLPPSTHMNVHYDGFNSPHVRDLSTGARSSGGKDFMGVGSGERSFSAEIIAQDSSFVSTSLRKPHTPSTEYGSGSAGSGPSIHSVVGSAVTGNGAAGNEGSSAYHLTESSTSPSTNSTISYSGLHSPVAARPVQSPGGSGANKYFSSIPAPTFMSSPQGFPDNRQARNQLYQSTPPNAKTEATNMLGAEESQDEGNSEDFLIHHLLRPQSSNSHFSQHHPHSEQLSQPILHGESKGMTHDLNKTSEELYQLQSVICTNNITSNSGLGMAINDTVSLDRPLEISQKKQQARSDTIMSKSNTSGVRRISDSHSHAIHSHHQQNELMGSAVHYGRGDPYIQHPNSQHPHSTSHVSTHSQHYTQHSQISQHSLHTQHTHHSQHSQHSHRNSLPQSHSHIEIKKPSDANDNAYYAPDVQQTRQSHVSVTLMNMSPDHPKQTHMLQSVPSHTIQNKLDSQQAPQQQQKHHHQQQQHQQAMMGSVRRAGSAGLESHVQNRSSQSLDTHYSGTHPTYQTRASQSSVSPLQMLDQSLSQANGTDSGKSLDRSGADMTVTGQERDRGDRHTQQHRLNTHQHPQQTKSDLHDFLSEQDLDLYTPSHLSHLNQPQTHPHTHALQHTQHTHHQLSVTTQITHSHLQQMTIHLATPQQQQSQVTDPETQLSHSQLEQLKQHQFETVSQTDKVGQTQAQLQQCAPLTSICFPDCVFPEMEDLFCSSEYKSSCAGAGHSAQENLSQGHGPTQEDMEALKSGDAAEGYNMVGHQSNQGFGQYCQRLSRTGNGDLHLDHDCLKTHELPSTVNTDQLGLIQSQTPIMGLNSAVQEDSLVNKMIATVGVDENSNSTGVTSPIFCSSRPKKLLRTSSFHLLKQRREPQPQTKKNYAQEYEFWDDEDKADVPADIRLNNRRLPDLLPDLVSSCRKPGGVSGISGLSPQIGDMAFCHPSSYSSLGHPSQPPPHDGPKKRGRKPTKPKREGPPRPRGRPRIRPLPEPPYCRCLMGSAAGENRRGRSRGRGRGRREEGKVQMHRDMNKTQTLSYNHQQQYQQQQCSQHHQQQHHRQQADLHQQLQQHHHHHQQEHVSCPHPQLHHQQQQHTSHQPQQDPVRNFKIKLPLATMSPPESLLRTDSLSSSEPVLSEGSVGSAPSLGLSPGPTTTVDYNRNEGNQTKDEMMIHQQRAKELVVDGWKKETDNSLNPEAWTAMQKLSNSIDEKVLDFKPSFMASFLDFLKTGKVQPALEPRHDGGNQETCSSMRGGIKCLSSPSPPLPPTSPQQPPGQFSDGSPGEGPDLTLSSCQSPCKPLDDELKRNLETLPSFSSDEEDSVNKNQDLQKSISSAISALYDTPHSLAAAVASAVVKAQPMLSPPTPQEPSLSPPLKTNSPLIPSMESIKDGALAHTQHNTQSKQNTREEQKMISTLSDMEGVGSQHEREEENSKKEEGEEMASKEENIRHSHNMLQGPAEKQEREDTATDTQIMEGHDDSPSGRVPAPAPPSPFISSSPLTYSSPSPLPPPSISVPSPPPVQQNEEEVSLSDLSSDQHMQQSSYQQASTAATSPPPSTSPPVIPSSPLFNLPFGQSTPPPSTTPPPSSSDQDQEPEAGLPYFSTLSSSPSSLSSHPPSPPTPEEAPQSQRLTSLHLAKKQADAAIAGESEEEDSESGGEGIFRERDEFVVRTEDIGTLKMALQTGREPPPIWRVQKALLQKFSPEIKDGQRQFCATSNYLGYFGDAKVHYQRLYVKFLENVNKKDYVRVCSRKPWHRAGLTLRRQPLPKQLLTIHNQSQPRIDSRHKERRNERELMEQRERERRERETRKKVETEHKERERKEERDRKEQEEERHKKEKDGGEQNERGHRDVKMESESERREKEKKERELKERQQRKKEKQDREQRERMNQERGWKEKERSLREQKERERIEKEKQEREREQKLREREWGERHRDQKDRQQRDMETDGEPKEKEKAQEKERKENMEQVNRDYTMASKEEKNRGDIKMAFQGRAKTSKDKAEPPPKKRKKWLKAVLSSSSESDYSLLSDDEGPARGGVNSRAMRDMFRSYVEMLVSTALDPDMIQALEDTDDELYLPPMRKIDSMLSEQKKKLLRRVNMSAQHQEALHIFPKMTADPVESGVVKVHLGGEGYNRKTLNQIKRSIPKQQDMKLSIDICRIYSLYHSLHHYKYHTFLHCKKETDNIEQAAEDPGQEEVVQQCMANQGWLESLFSSFMELLTLSAKT, encoded by the exons CCTCGTGTATGGGAGCCGCTCATACCACCCAGAGTCAGAACTACTCCACCGTCAAACCTATGGCACCCCACACCCACTTCAAGGCTATGCAGCAAGTCATCACCCAGGGAGCTCAAGACGGGGTGGAGCTTGGGGTGGACGAACACTAG GTCTGTCAGGGCTGTTTGACTCCAGTCTCCATCATGCCAGCCCCTCAGGTCCCGACCCCTCTGTCATGAATCTGATTTCAGTTCTGGATTCACGGCCTCCACAGCCCTCACCCTCTGCTTCCTCCCTTCTCTCTCAGTTCCGCACATCCTCTTGGcagactg CCATGCATACACCGGCCCCAACGGACCTCTTTATTTCAGGGGCACTTCCAGGTTCAAGCTCCTTTCCCTCCTCCTCAGCCCTTTCTGCATACCAGAATCCTAGCATTTTTTCTGGACGATCATTCACTCCCTCATTATCCCTGCAGGATACAACTACATTTAGCCGAACTTCTAACGGCTTGATATCCCCACATGATCCCTTGGTACATATCAAAAGATCCTCTCAGTCCAGCTTGGGCTTTGATCACTTGCTGTCTTCCCAGAGCACTGCCTTCCGGGGCTCCCAGGAATCTGCAACTCCCCAGACCCAAGACCCTTCCACTTCCTCCAATTGCCACCTGTCCCCTCCCCACTTTAATCTGTTGCCCTCTCAGCTTCATAACTCATCCTCTCAACTATATAATGCTTCGATGTCCTCATCGATGGCAGCCCTGCCACCTGCAGTTCTTCCTGAACCTCAGCCACTTCCACAGACAGCAATTTCCCGCCATGATAGTGTGATCAAGCATTACCCTCGCTCATCTTCAGCCCACACCACAACCCTACAATCACAATCCTATGCCAGCTCTGGTGGTTCATCTGGCTACCACCAGCTAGTCAGCCATTATCAGCATTCTGGTGTGTCCTGCAGTCCACTGGGGAAACTGAGCCTATCCTCTGACCCCAAGACCTCACCACAGATGGAATCCCAGATATATCAACCTGTCATCCAAACAGCCTATACCTCATCATTATCCAGCTCCTCaactccctcctcctcttcagctaCTACTAAAGGTGCCAAAAGTTCCTGCTCCACAAGTAACTATTCGTCTTCTTCCTATACCCCACAAACTCCACCATTaacctcctccaccacctccttaTCCTCTTCTAGCTCAAAGACCAGAACTATTTCTCTGTCTGCTCCCTCTCTTCAGCAACCCACACCTCAGTCAGCACTAGTACCACCTCTTCTCCCAGTGGTGTCATCATCCCTTGTACAACAAGCAGCAGCCAGTCAATATCTGTCCACCTATGGCTCTCAATCTGTGACCAAACCTAGCACGAGCTTGCCAAACCAGACCCCTCCCCAGAAACACATTCAGTCGTATTCCCCCAACCTGCCACCATCTACACACATGAATGTGCATTATGATGGCTTCAACTCACCCCATGTCCGGGATTTGAGCACTGGAGCAAGGAGCAGTGGGGGGAAAGACTTCATGGGTGTAGGCTCTGGTGAACGCTCCTTCTCTGCAGAGATAATTGCTCAAGACTCAAGTTTTGTCTCAACATCTCTCAGAAAACCACACACTCCATCCACTGAATATGGGAGTGGATCAGCTGGGAGTGGACCTAGTATTCACAGTGTAGTAGGCTCTGCGGTAACTGGGAACGGGGCTGCTGGTAATGAAGGCAGTAGCGCCTATCACCTGACTGAGTCTAGTACATCACCTTCAACCAATTCTACTATCAGTTATTCAGGATTGCACTCTCCTGTAGCTGCTCGACCTGTACAGTCCCCTGGAGGCTCAGGGgcaaataaatacttttctTCGATCCCAGCTCCTACTTTTATGTCCTCACCACAAGGTTTCCCTGATAACCGACAAGCTCGGAACCAGTTGTACCAGTCAACACCCCCGAACGCCAAAACAGAGGCCACAAACATGCTGGGGGCTGAGGAATCCCAAGACGAAGGAAACAGTGAAGATTTCCTTATCCACCACTTACTACGTCCCCAAAGCTCAAATTCCCACTTTTCCCAACATCACCCACATTCTGAGCAACTGTCTCAACCAATCCTTCATGGGGAGAGCAAGGGAATGACACACGATCTTAACAAGACATCAGAAGAGCTCTACCAGCTTCAGAGTGTCATTTGTACCAATAACATTACCAGCAATTCTGGTCTTGGAATGGCAATTAATGATACAGTGAGCTTAGACAGACCGTTAGAAATATCACAGAAGAAACAGCAGGCCAGGTCAGACACGATCATGTCAAAGTCAAATACTTCAGGGGTGCGAAGAATATCTGATTCTCATTCTCATGCCATCCACTCGCATCATCAGCAAAATGAGTTAATGGGTTCTGCGGTCCATTATGGAAGAGGTGATCCCTACATACAGCACCCAAACTCCCAGCATCCTCATAGCACTTCACATGTGTCCACACACTCTCAGCACTACACTCAGCACTCTCAAATCTCCCAGCACTCTCTGCACACTCAGCATACACATCACTCTCAACATTCTCAGCATAGTCATCGTAATTCCCTCCCACAAAGCCATTCTCATATAGAGATTAAGAAGCCTTCAGATGCAAATGACAATGCCTACTATGCACCAGATGTACAGCAAACTCGACAAAGCCATGTCTCTGTCACTCTGATGAATATGTCACCAGACCATCCCAAGCAAACTCACATGTTACAGTCTGTCCCTTCTCACACTATCCAAAACAAGCTGGATTCCCAACAAGCCccacagcagcaacagaagCACCACCACCAACAGCAGCAACACCAGCAAGCTATGATGGGTTCAGTTAGAAGAGCAGGGTCTGCTGGGTTGGAATCCCATGTACAGAACCGGTCCTCACAGAGTCTAGATACCCACTACAGTGGAACCCATCCAACATATCAAACACGAGCCAGTCAGAGTTCAGTATCTCCACTACAGATGCTAGATCAATCACTTTCTCAGGCCAATggtacagacagtggaaaatcTCTGGACAGAAGTGGAGCTGATATGACTGTGACAGGACAGGAAAGAGATAGAGGAGACAGACatacacaacagcacagactTAACACCCACCAGCATCCTCAACAAACAAAATCGGATCTTCATGACTTCCTTTCTGAACAAGATTTGGACTTATACACCCCTTCACACTTGAGCCATCTCAACCAACCTCAGACCCACCCCCACACCCATGCTCTGCAACACACTCAGCACACTCATCATCAACTGTCTGTTACCACTCAGATAACTCATTCACACTTGCAACAGATGACAATACATTTAGCAACACCCCAACAACAGCAATCCCAGGTCACAGATCCTGAAACACAACTCTCACACTCACAGTTAGAGCAGCTCAAACAGCATCAATTTGAGACAGTAAGCCAGACAGATAAAGTAGGACAGACTCAAGCTCAACTGCAGCAATGTGCACCTTTGACCTCAATCTGCTTTCCAGACTGTGTTTTTCCTGAGATGGAGGATCTGTTTTGTTCATCTGAATACAAATCAAGCTGTGCGGGGGCAGGACACAGTGCTCAAGAAAACCTCAGCCAGGGTCACGGACCGACACAAGAGGATATGGAGGCTTTAAAATCAGGAGATGCTGCAGAGGGCTATAATATGGTTGGTCATCAAAGCAATCAAGGATTTGGACAGTACTGCCAAAGACTTTCAAGAACAGGAAATGGTGATCTGCACTTAGACCATGACTGTCTGAAGACTCATGAGCTTCCTTCCACTGTGAATACTGACCAGCTTGGCCTCATCCAATCCCAAACTCCCATTATGGGATTGAATTCAGCAGTTCAAGAGGATAGCTTAGTCAACAAGATGATAGCAACTGTGGGAGTGGATGAAAATTCCAACAGCACTGGTGTAACCTCTCCTATCTTCTGTTCCTCTCGGCCCAAAAAACTGCTGAGGACCAGCTCATTTCACTTGCTTAAACAGCGACGTGAGCCACAacctcaaacaaagaaaaactatgCGCAGGAGTATGAATTTTGGGATGACGAAGATAAAGCTGATGTTCCAGCAGATATTCGCCTTAACAATCGCCGGCTTCCTGACTTGCTGCCTGACTTGGTGTCCAGTTGTAGAAAACCTGGTGGGGTTTCTGGAATAAGTGGACTAAGCCCACAAATAGGTGATATGGCCTTTTGCCACCCCTCCAGCTACTCTTCTCTTGGACACCCTTCGCAACCCCCCCCTCACGATGGTCCTAAGAAAAGGGGCAGGAAACCAACTAAACCAAAACGTGAAGGACCTCCTCGGCCACGAGGTCGCCCACGTATACGTCCTCTTCCAGAACCTCCTTACTGTAGGTGCCTGATGGGCTCTGCAGCTGGAGAAAATAGAAGGGGGCGTAGCCGAGGTCGAGGGCGAGGCAGACGGGAAGAAGGAAAAGTGCAAATGCATCGGGATatgaacaaaacacaaaccCTTTCATATAATCACCAGCAACAGTACCAACAGCAACAGTGCAGCCAACATCATCAACAGCAACATCACAGGCAGCAGGCGGATCTCCATCAGCAGCTCCAACAacatcaccaccatcaccagcaagaACATGTTTCCTGTCCCCACCCTCAACTGCATCATCAGCAACAACAGCATACATCTCACCAGCCACAGCAAGATCCAGTCAGAAATTTTAAG ATCAAACTGCCCCTTGCCACTATGTCTCCACCAGAGTCCTTGTTGAGGACAGACTCGCTATCCAGCAGTGAGCCTGTTCTCTCTGAGGGATCGGTGGGGTCGGCACCATCTCTGGGCTTGAGTCCTGGTCCCACTACCACTGTTGACTACAACAGAAATGAGGGGAATCAGACAAAAGACGAGATGATGATACATCAGCAGAGAGCTAAGGAG CTGGTGGTGGATGGTTGGAAGAAAGAAACTGACAATTCACTGAATCCTGAAGCCTGGACTGCTATGCAGAAACTCTCAAATTCA ATTGACGAGAAGGTCTTGGACTTCAAACCAAGCTTCATGGCCTCTTTTTTGGATTTTCTGAAGACAGGTAAAGTACAGCCAGCCCTTGAACCAAGACATGATGGAGGCAACCAAGAAACCTGTTCCTCTATGAGGGGAGGAATTAAATGCTTATCCTCACCATCTCCTCCCCTACCACCAACTTCTCCCCAGCAGCCTCCAGGACAGTTCAGCGATGGCAGCCCGGGTGAAGGGCCAGACCTAACCCTCAGTAGCTGCCAAAGTCCCTGCAAACCTCTGGATGATGAACTGAAAAGAAACCTGGAGACTCTCCCCTCTTTCTCCTCTGATGAGGAGGATTCAGTAAATAAGAACCAGGacttgcagaagagcatctcatCTGCAATCTCTGCCCTCTATGACACTCCACACTCACTGGCTGCTGCAGTGGCTTCTGCAGTAGTCAAAGCACAACCCATGCTTTCTCCACCCACGCCACAGGAGCCGTCGCTCAGCCCGCCTCTCAAGACCAATTCTCCCCTCATTCCTAGTATGGAGAGCATAAAAGATGGGGCACTTGCACACACTCAGCATAACACACAAAGTAAACAAAACACACGTGAGGAACAAAAAATGATTTCCACACTGTCGGACATGGAGGGGGTAGGATCTCAGcatgaaagagaagaagaaaacagcaaGAAGGAGGAAGGCGAGGAGATGGCaagcaaagaagaaaacatcagGCATTCACACAATATGTTGCAGGGACCAGCGgaaaaacaggagagggaggataCAGCAACTGACACGCAGATTATGGAGGGCCATGATG ATTCACCATCAGGACGTGTGCCTGCTCCTGCACCTCCATCACCATTCATCTCCTCCTCACCGCTCACATACTCATCACCATCGCCTCTCCCTCCCCCGTCAATCTCTGTACCTTCTCCACCACCAGTCcaacagaatgaggaagaagtCAGTCTAAGTGATCTTTCTTCTGATCAGCATATGCAGCAATCCTCCTACCAGCAGGCTTCAACTGCAGCCACCTCCCCACCCCCCTCCACCTCGCCACCAGTCATCCCATCGTCACCGCTGTTCAACCTTCCCTTCGGCCAATCGACCCCGCCCCCATCCACCACACCTCCCCCATCATCCTCTGATCAGGATCAGGAACCTGAAGCTGGGTTGCCTTACTTTTCCACTTTATCCTCCTCACCCTCTTCATTGTCCTCTcacccaccatcacctccaacGCCAGAGGAGGCCCCACAATCCCAGCGTCTTACCTCCCTTCACCTGGCAAAGAAGCAGGCTGATGCTGCCATCGCTGGGGAGAGTGAAGAAGAAGACAGTGAGAGTGGAGGTGAGGGAATCTTCCGTGAGCGGGATGAGTTTGTGGTGCGAACTGAGGACATTGGTACTCTTAAG ATGGCCTTGCAGACAGGCCGAGAGCCTCCACCTATCTGGAGGGTGCAAAAAGCTTTGCTCCAGAAATTCAGCCCAGAGATCAAAGATGGTCAAAGGCAGTTCTGTGCAACAAGTAAC TATTTGGGTTACTTTGGTGATGCCAAAGTGCACTACCAGCGTTTATATGTGAAGTTCTTGGAGAATGTCAACAAAAAAGATTACGTCAGAGTGTGTTCACGAAAGCCATGGCACAGAGCTGGCCTGACTCTGAG ACGCCAGCCTCTACCTAAACAGCTGCTGACCATTCACAATCAGAGCCAACCTCGAATAGATAGTCGACACAAGGAGAGACGGAATGAAAGAGAGCTAATggagcagagagaaagagaaagaagagagagagaaacaaggaAAAAAGTAGAAACGGAACataaggaaagagaaaggaaggaggagagagatcgcaaagaacaagaagaagagaggcacaagaaagaaaaagatggtGGAGAACAAAATGAGAGGGGTCACAGAGATGTGAAAATGGAAAGTGAGAGTGAAAGAagggagaaggagaaaaaagaaagggaacTTAAAGAGAGGCagcaaaggaaaaaggaaaaacaggatAGGGAGCAGAGGGAAAGGATGAACCAAGAGAGAGgatggaaagaaaaggaaagatcACTgagagaacaaaaagagagggagaggatagaaaaggagaaacaggagagagagagagaacaaaaaCTTAGGGAGAGGGAATGGGGAGAGAGGCACAGAGACCAGAAGGACAGACAGCAGAGGGACATGGAGACAGATGGTGAGccgaaagaaaaggagaaagctcaggaaaaagaaagaaaggagaacATGGAGCAAGTCAACAGAGATTATACAATGGCATCAAAAGAAGAGAAGAACCGAGGAGACATAAAGATGGCATTTCAGGGAAGAGCCAAGACTTCAAAGGACAAGGCTGAGCCTCCAcccaagaaaaggaagaaatggtTGAAGGCGGTGCTGTCCTCTTCATCTGAGTCCGACTACTCCTTACTCAGTGATGATGAAG GGCCTGCGCGGGGTGGAGTGAACAGTCGAGCCATGAGGGACATGTTCAGGAGCTATGTGGAGATGTTGGTCAGCACAGCACTTGACCCTGATATGATTCAAGCCCTAGAGGACACAGATG